The nucleotide window CAGCCATGTGGCGGCCTTGGCCTGGCTTGAGGACCCTGCGGGAAACCTGACGCTGGATGAGGTGCGTGGCCGCGAGCTGACTCCGTTCAGCGGATTGCTGAGTCGAGGCTATACACCGTCCGTTATCTGGGTTCGACTGACCCTGGATCCCGGTTCAGAACGTGCAGATGATGATCTGATTGTCAGGATGCGGCCGTCCTATCTGGATGAAATTCGCCTGTTCGATCCTCTTTATGGGGTCGATGGCAGTAAAGTCAGCGGCGACCGCTACCCTATTGCCAATGACAGTTATCCTTCGCTGTACTTCAACTTTTCCGTGCCGGCCGGTGATCGTTCCCGCGATATCTGGCTGCGCCTACATACCGCCAGTACTGCGCAGATTCATGTGGATGTCCTGGCCAGCAAAGATGCCCTTGCACTCGATCGTACCCATGAATTGATGTTTATGGTGTATCTCGCGGCATTGCTGCTGTTTTTTGGCTGGGGGTTGGTGAGCTGGTTGTCGCATCGGGAAAAAGTGATGGGCGCCTTTGTGATCAAGCAGTTGATTGCGCTGCTTTATTCACTGGCCTACCTCGGCTATTTCCGCATGGTGTGGCCGGATACCCTTTGGACAACACTGACGCCAGACAAGTTTACGAGTTTTCTGGTGCTGAGCATGGTCACGGCGGCCATCTTTTTTGACTATCACTTCCTGAAAGAATTTCGTGCTCATCGCGGGTTGTTGAAGATCATGCAGCTGCTGCTTGGCGTCTATCCGGTACTGTTGCTGCTGCTGTTTTCCGGTCAGATTCGTGAGGCGTTACTGATCAATAACCTGCTGGTGATTTCGTTCCCGGTGTTGAGCGTGGTGACCGCGTTATCTATCCCCGCCGAGCGACAGGGGGCGGCGGAGGAGTCTCTGCTGCCCAAGCGCTATGTGGTGACCTTGTATGTATTGGTGTTGATCAGTGTATCCATGTCCTCGTTGCCCGCTGCAGGCCTGGTCAAAGGGGTGGAGTGGACCTTCAGCGGCTACCTGATGTACAGCCTTTTTACCGGCGCCATGGTGTTGGTCATGCTGCAGATTCGCGCTAATTACATGCGCAGGCAGCGCCTGACATTAGCGGGAGCCCTGCGCACTGCTGAGCAGCGGGCCGAACTGGAAGAAGCTCGCCGACTTGAGCAGGCGCAGTTTTTGGCCATGCTCACCCATGAACTGAAAACGCCTCTGGCCGTGATTCGAATGGTGCTCAGCGCCCCGGAAAAAACGGAGACCATGTTATCCCGGGCGGAGTACGCCATCAGCAGTATGGGCGCGGTGATTGAGCGCTGCCTGCAGGTGGACCGGCTGGAGGATAACCGCATAGAGACAGACCTCAGCGATTGTCGTATTGATCAGGAGTTACGGGAGCTGGTTGAGAATACCGGACGGACTGATCGCATCAGCGTGGGGCCGCTGGAGCCCCTGACAACACGTCTGGACGTGTCACTGTTTCGCATGATTGTGGCCAACCTGCTGGATAACGCACTCAAGTACGGGGATGCATCGTCACCAGTGCATGTGTTGGCAAAAGCGCAGGAGTGGGAGGGTCAAAAGGGCCTCAGGGTGGAAGTCTCCAATCTGGCTGGCAAATCGGGAATGCCGGATGCGGAGCAACTTTTTCAGAAGTACTATCGTGATCCGAAAGCGCGAAAGGAAACCGGATCTGGCCTCGGCCTGTTTTTGGTGGAAGGGTTGGCGCGCCTGATGGAGGGCCGCGTCGAGTACGCGCCAAAAGAAAACAGGGTCAGGTTCAGGTTATGGATACCACTGCGTTGAATATTGTACTGGTGGAAGATCACGACGCTCTGCGGGAAGTCACCACGGATGTGTTGCGACAGTCTGGCCACCATGTGACCGCGCTTGAGTGTGCTGAAGACCTGGACCAGCTGGCCAGCCTGGGCGCGGTGAACCTGTTCATCCTCGATCTGAACCTGCCGGGGGAGGATGGCATCAGCCTGGCCCGGCGTCTGCGTCAGGGGCATCCGAGTGTGGGCATCATCATGACCACTGCCCGTAGCTTGCCGCAGGAGCAGACCGAAGGGTATGCCAGCGGTGCTGATATCTATCTGGTCAAGCCGCTGGCCTCTGATACCTTGCTGGCTGCGGTGGCGTCCATGGCCCGTCGGCTGCAGCCCGCTCCTGCACCCAACGGGTTGACCTTGCTGGAGTCAGAGCTGTGCCTGCGCAGTAATGACGTCAACGTATCACTTCAGGCGGTAGAAGCGAATCTGCTGGTGGCCATGATTCGTGCTCCGGGGCAGCGTCTGGAAACCTGGCAGATTGGCGAGATTCTGGGGACGGATGAGGATGGTCTGAGCAAGTCGGCCATTGAGGTACGCATGACCCGGTTGCGCAAGAAGCTCCGCGATTGCGGTGCCGAATCTCCGGCCATCAAGTCACTGCGTAATGTGGGCTATCAGCTCTGTGTCAGCGTGACCATCAGCTGATTCCGACGCCAATACATTTTTCCTCCTCTGCGTCTCCGGTCTTCACCTTCACTCCGAAGTTACCGCAAGCCCCCAAAACCATTCCTCCCTGTTTTTGTGCCGCCTGTCGGCGGTCAACGTCAGATACTCGCCTTCTGTAAGGCTTTGTAAGGTTTCACATTATTCGTGTGATATAAGTCACACAAAATGGCAAGGCACTGATTAAAAAGCGGTTTTTTGCCGCAAAAAAGGACTGACAACGCTGTCGGCACGCATAAAGACACGGACCGTGTTCCGGGGGAACGACACATGAATACCCATAAACCCGCCCTGACTTCACGCCAGATGACCTGTTCACGGCATGCCGTGCGTTATCGACGCTTGTTGATGGCAACGGGGCTGTTGGTGGCCGCAGATGCTGTCCATGCGGCGGTTACCCCCATCGACCTGACCGGGCCGGTGTCCAGCTGGGACATCATCATGCAGGGGACCGCCTTTGATCCCGGCAACGATCAACAGGCCAGCTCTAACCCCGGTGTGGATATTGTTGGCACCGATCTCGATGCCACCATGCTCACCATCTATGACGACAAGGGGACGCTTGGCGATACCAGTGATGACGAGCTGGCGTTTCGGGTACGCGTGGGTGGCGCCAATTCCCAGGGCGGCTTTGGCGGCAACCTGTGGATCGGTATGGACGTGGATCTGGATGGTGATCTGGATGTGTTCATCGGCATGGACGGGGATGGCAAGACTGGCGCTTCTTTTGATGGCCAGGTGTCGGTCTATGAGGCCGGTAACGATCTGAATAACTCGCCGAGTACCAGCTCTGCGATCAACCCGGTGTGGGTCGCAGACCTGCTTGATAATGGCACCAACTATTCGTTCGATACCGTAGATAACATTACCGACCCATTGCGCAGCACTGATGATATCAACCTGGATGCCAAGACGGACCGTTTTATCAGCTTCAAGGTCAATTGGGATGCCCTGAAGGCAGCGCTGAATGCCAAGCCGCTGACCGACCCCAGCGGTAACCTGATCGGCAGTCTCAACGGTGGGGTGGGTATCACCAAGGACACGTCCATCGCCTACACGTTGTCC belongs to Alcanivorax sediminis and includes:
- a CDS encoding sensor histidine kinase encodes the protein MLGVLSRPGLFRWLLAVLLTCCLTPLYAASQPSHVAALAWLEDPAGNLTLDEVRGRELTPFSGLLSRGYTPSVIWVRLTLDPGSERADDDLIVRMRPSYLDEIRLFDPLYGVDGSKVSGDRYPIANDSYPSLYFNFSVPAGDRSRDIWLRLHTASTAQIHVDVLASKDALALDRTHELMFMVYLAALLLFFGWGLVSWLSHREKVMGAFVIKQLIALLYSLAYLGYFRMVWPDTLWTTLTPDKFTSFLVLSMVTAAIFFDYHFLKEFRAHRGLLKIMQLLLGVYPVLLLLLFSGQIREALLINNLLVISFPVLSVVTALSIPAERQGAAEESLLPKRYVVTLYVLVLISVSMSSLPAAGLVKGVEWTFSGYLMYSLFTGAMVLVMLQIRANYMRRQRLTLAGALRTAEQRAELEEARRLEQAQFLAMLTHELKTPLAVIRMVLSAPEKTETMLSRAEYAISSMGAVIERCLQVDRLEDNRIETDLSDCRIDQELRELVENTGRTDRISVGPLEPLTTRLDVSLFRMIVANLLDNALKYGDASSPVHVLAKAQEWEGQKGLRVEVSNLAGKSGMPDAEQLFQKYYRDPKARKETGSGLGLFLVEGLARLMEGRVEYAPKENRVRFRLWIPLR
- a CDS encoding response regulator transcription factor, whose product is MDTTALNIVLVEDHDALREVTTDVLRQSGHHVTALECAEDLDQLASLGAVNLFILDLNLPGEDGISLARRLRQGHPSVGIIMTTARSLPQEQTEGYASGADIYLVKPLASDTLLAAVASMARRLQPAPAPNGLTLLESELCLRSNDVNVSLQAVEANLLVAMIRAPGQRLETWQIGEILGTDEDGLSKSAIEVRMTRLRKKLRDCGAESPAIKSLRNVGYQLCVSVTIS